A genomic segment from Actinomadura hallensis encodes:
- a CDS encoding MarR family winged helix-turn-helix transcriptional regulator: MADAVDAILAQWARERPDVDASPMGIVGRISRANQLLRKELKVFFAERGLETSEFDVLATLRRHGAPYELTAGALLKAAMVTSGAITNRIDRLEAKGLVERVRDTGDRRSVRIRLTPRGLALVDELVAQHVANEERLLAALDPAARERLADGLRALLESLGDTSLE, encoded by the coding sequence ATGGCGGACGCGGTGGACGCGATCCTGGCGCAGTGGGCGCGCGAGCGCCCCGACGTGGACGCCTCCCCGATGGGCATCGTGGGCCGGATCTCGCGGGCGAACCAGCTGCTGCGCAAGGAGCTGAAGGTCTTCTTCGCCGAGCGGGGGCTGGAGACCTCCGAGTTCGACGTCCTGGCGACGCTGCGGCGGCACGGCGCCCCCTACGAGCTGACCGCGGGGGCGCTGCTGAAGGCGGCGATGGTCACCTCCGGGGCGATCACCAACCGGATCGACCGGCTGGAGGCCAAGGGCCTGGTCGAGCGGGTCCGCGACACCGGCGACCGGCGCTCGGTCCGGATCCGGCTGACCCCGCGGGGCCTGGCGCTGGTGGACGAGCTGGTGGCCCAGCACGTCGCCAACGAGGAGCGGCTGCTGGCCGCGCTGGACCCGGCCGCCCGCGAGCGGCTCGCCGACGGGCTGCGGGCGCTCCTGGAATCGCTGGGCGACACGTCCCTGGAATGA
- a CDS encoding FBP domain-containing protein: MRPVTERDIRASFVNCSKGEARRLNLPKDFPGLPWDDLDFLGWRDPRAPERAYLVADRGGRLTGVALRAAGGASRGFTARSMCSLCLTTRTSGAVTLMTARRTGEAGRRGDSVGRYMCGDLDCSLYVRGVRQTVGGGGPEESLTREEKIARIAGNVEEFLAGVTR; encoded by the coding sequence ATGAGACCCGTCACCGAACGTGACATCCGCGCGTCCTTCGTCAACTGCTCCAAGGGGGAGGCCCGCCGGCTGAACCTGCCCAAGGACTTCCCCGGCCTGCCCTGGGACGACCTGGACTTCCTGGGCTGGCGTGATCCGCGCGCCCCCGAGCGCGCCTACCTGGTCGCCGACCGCGGCGGCCGCCTGACGGGGGTCGCGCTGCGGGCCGCGGGCGGCGCGTCCCGCGGCTTCACCGCGCGCAGCATGTGCTCGCTGTGCCTGACCACCCGCACCAGCGGCGCGGTGACGCTGATGACGGCGCGCCGGACCGGTGAGGCGGGCCGCCGGGGCGACTCGGTCGGGCGGTACATGTGCGGCGACCTGGACTGCTCGCTGTACGTGCGCGGCGTCAGGCAGACGGTCGGGGGCGGCGGCCCGGAGGAGTCGCTCACCCGGGAGGAGAAGATCGCGCGCATCGCGGGCAACGTCGAGGAGTTCCTGGCCGGCGTCACCCGGTGA